In Candidatus Coatesbacteria bacterium, the genomic stretch AACCGTGCATATCCACCGGCCCGACGGAGCGCCGTCAATACTTGAGCTTCCACTTGAGGTTGAGCTGGTAGGTCATCTCGCCCTCCTCCTCGGTGGTCTGGCCGATGGCGGAGAGGTTGTCGGTGATGAAATACTCGACGGCCAGGCTCTGGTTGCCGCGGTTGAGGACGTCGCGGCTGTAGCTGACGTAGAGGTCACGTAGCAGGTACTTGCCGACGGTGACGTTGAGGCTGTCGAAGGCGCCGCCGTCGCCGAGGGCGCTCTCCAGCTTGAGGGTGTCCAGACCGGCGGCCTCCCGGGCCAGGCGGCGCAGCTTGTTCTGGATGAAGCCGGCCAGGACCATGGCGGCCTGGCCCCCGGCGTGCCCGGCGGCGCCGCCGGCGCCCTGATCACCCAGCATGCCCTGGTACTCGTCCCAGGTCATGTCCATGGCGATCAGCATGATGATGTCGCGCTCGGGCAGAGCGGGATCGCTGGTCAGGACGACCTCGGGGTTGGACAGGGTGCCCAGGATGCCGACGCCGATCTCCATTTCCTCGCCGGCGCCCTCGCGATCCCGGCTGCGGATCCTTGTCGAGGCTTCGATGTTGAGATCGGGATCGGGGGGGATGCGCCGCCCGAAGGCGATGGTGCCCTCGTCGATGTCGAAGGCCTTGTCGAGGAAATAGACACTGCCGCGAACGGTATTCAACCGGCCGCCCAGGGCCAGCTCCTCGCCCAGCAGGGTCAGCTTGAGGTTGGCCGAGACCTCGAGGTCGATCATCTCGGAACGCACCCAGAGGTTGCGCTCGGCGACGATCTCGAGGCTGACGTCGAGGGGGGCCTCCGCGGACTTGCCCGGGGGGGTGCGCTTGCCCACGGCGACGCCGCCGCCCATGATCACGTCGATATTGCCCTCGAGGACCTCGACGCGGCCGTTGAGCCGCGGACCGGCCTCGTCGCTGACGAAGCGGACGTCGAGGTCGCAGCTGCCGGTGAACAGGTCGGCCAGGTTGCGGAACTCCAGGCCGTCACCGGTGAGCTGGAAGTCGGCGTGTTGGGTGTCGGCGTACTCGAAGACGCCATCGCCGCTGAGCCGACCCTCGCCCAGGCGAGCGGCGAGTTGCAGCAGCCGGACCTCGCGGGGGTCGGCGGCGAAGCGGAGATCCAGGTCCGTCAGTTCGACCCCGGCCTCGTCGTAGATCACGCGCTCGGCGATCAGCTTGCCGGTGCCCTGGATCCGGGGCTCGTTGAGGCTGCCCTCGACCAGGCCCTCGACGGTCAGCTCGCCGCCGTCGAACTCCAGCCCCGGGGGCAGGAAGGGCAGCTCGTCCAGCGGGAAGCCGTGGGCGCCGAAGGCCAGCCGTAGCGGGCGCTCGGCGTCGTCGAGTCCCAGCCGGCCGGCGGCGTCGATGTTGGCGCCGCCCAGCTCGGCGGTCAGGGATTCGAGCTGCAGCTCGCGCTCGTTGAGAGCACCGACCATGGTAAAGCCGTCGAGGGCGAAGTCTCGGTAATGCAGCCCGTCGGCCTCGAGTTCGACACGGCCCAGTTCGCCGGCGACCTCCGTCCTCAACGGCGCCGTGCCGTCGAGGGCGGCCAGCAGTTCGGAGAGGGCCACCCCGCCGGTCAACTCGGCGTCCAGTGCGGCCCGTTCGACCCCCTGCTCACCGTAGACGAAGTCGTCGACGTCCAGCTCGAGATCGAAGATCGGCGCCTGCGGGGAGCCCATCGCCGTCAGGCTGAAGACCGCCCGTCCACCGAGCTCCTCGTCATCGGTCAGAGCGACGGCTTCGCCGAGAACGCCCAGGTCGAGCCCCGGCGAAGCGGCGTCGAAGTCGAAGCGCTCCTCCTCCAGCTCGAAATGCCCCGCCAGGCGCAGCTCGCCAGCGTTGCTGACCAGGGTCAGCGGCTCCAGCTCCAGGCTGGAATCGCTCAGCGCGACGACGAAGGGCTCGGCGATCTCGACGCGCAGCCGGTTGTGCTCCAACTCCAGCCGCTCTCCGGCGGCGTCGAAGCCCGTCTCGGTCAGGCTCAGCCGCCCGGCGAAGCCCAGGCGGGTCTGGTCGTCGTAGATCAGCCGCAGATCCTCGAGACGGGCCTCGCCCTCGGCGTAGTCCCCGGTGAGTTCCAGCTCGGCGATGCGCTCTTCGTTCACGCTCAGCCCCCGGGCTTGCAGCCGGCCGTCGAAGCTGGGTCCGGCGCTCCAGCCGAAGCGCCCCTCGACCCGGGCCCGCTCGACGCCGTAATCCTTGTAGCGGCCGTTGTCGACGCTCAGCACGGCATCGAGGGCGTCGCGGCGCTCGAGGGGCAGTTGCAGAACGCCCTCGACGCTGAGTCGCTCGACGCCGCCGGCGTCGTAGACCGTGTTGCGAAGCTGTACGCCGTAGCGGATGCGGGCCTCGGTGGGAGGTCCGCCGACGTCGAGGGACAAATCGCCCCGGCCGGCCAGGCCCTCGAGGCCGGTCAGTTCCCTCAGTTGCGCCAGGCGCAGGTCGCCGCCGCGCAGCTTCAGCTCCAACTCGCCGCCGCGCAGGCCGCCGGTCAAGTTCAGGCGTCCGCCGGCCACCCGGATGAGGCCCCGGGTCAGGGTCAGGTCGTTGATATCGCCCAGGGCGGCCAGCTTGACCCCCTGGATGTCGACGCCGCCCAGTTCGCCGGGGAACAGCTCCAGCTCCAGGCTGTGCTCGCCGGGTTCGTTGGCGACGCTCTCCAGGCGCAGACGACCGTTGAGGTCGCCGGGCAGGGCTCCGGCATGGGTCGGGGCCAGCTCCGCCGGGTCGATGCCGTAGAAGTTAAGCTGGCCGGCCAGGCTCGGCTGCTCGCCGTTGAAGTCCAGCTCGGCCCAGCCCTTGGCCCGTCCGCCGCCACGGCGCAGGCGGAAATCGTCGAGGTACAGGGTGCGCTGGGAGAAGACGCCGCGCATCGCCAGCTCGTCGAGGAGGTAGCCGGCGGCGTTGGGGTTGCGCAGCGCCAGGTCCATTTCGGCCCGGGGATCGGAGAAAGGTCCGCTGAGGTGGCCGCGGACCTCGACCCCGCCGGCCAGGGGCAGACCCGGGTCCAGGGTCTCGCGCAGCTCGTCCAGGGAGACGTTGGGCGCCACCAGCTCCAGGTCCAGGGTCTCCTCGTCGGGGTAGACCGAGCCCTCGAGGCGCATCAGGGAGCCCAGGGTGGCCACGGTCATCCGCTCCAGGCGCAGCGGCCCGGCGTCCTCGATCCGCACAGAGCCCTCGACCCAGAAGGCCGGGATGTCGAGGTCGTCGAGGGCGCCGTGGAAGTCAAGCTCGCTGAGGTGGATAAGCTCGGACTCGATCTCCAGGCCCAGGCTGCCGCTGAGCCCGCCGACGGTGAAGCTCGAGCCGTCGGCGGCCAACACCGTTACGTCGCCGCCGATCAGGCGGATGTTTTCGATGACCAGAGGCGAGTTGGGCTTTTCGGGTTCCGAGGGCGGAAACAACAGTTCGATGTTGGAGCCGCCGTCGGCGTAGGCCTCGTAGACCACCCGTACGCCGGTCAGTTGGGCCAGACGCAGCTGAGGCGTACCGAAGGCCGCCTCGAACAGGTTGAACTCCACGCTGCATTCGTCGATGCTCAGGAAGCGGGGTTCCCGGGAGCCCGGCGGGTTGGCGATGCTGAACCCGCTCAGCGTGGCGTCGCCCAGCAGGCTGCCCGACAGCTCGCCGATCTCCAGCTCCAGGGCCAGGGATTCGCTCAGGATGTCCTCGATCAGCCCCGCCAGCCAGCGCTTGACCATCGGCGTTTGCAGCAGGACGACGAGGATCAC encodes the following:
- a CDS encoding AsmA family protein, with the protein product MSQAMNALERFFERLHRWKPPDWLRKTVRVVVRVLLVLLILLVILVVLLQTPMVKRWLAGLIEDILSESLALELEIGELSGSLLGDATLSGFSIANPPGSREPRFLSIDECSVEFNLFEAAFGTPQLRLAQLTGVRVVYEAYADGGSNIELLFPPSEPEKPNSPLVIENIRLIGGDVTVLAADGSSFTVGGLSGSLGLEIESELIHLSELDFHGALDDLDIPAFWVEGSVRIEDAGPLRLERMTVATLGSLMRLEGSVYPDEETLDLELVAPNVSLDELRETLDPGLPLAGGVEVRGHLSGPFSDPRAEMDLALRNPNAAGYLLDELAMRGVFSQRTLYLDDFRLRRGGGRAKGWAELDFNGEQPSLAGQLNFYGIDPAELAPTHAGALPGDLNGRLRLESVANEPGEHSLELELFPGELGGVDIQGVKLAALGDINDLTLTRGLIRVAGGRLNLTGGLRGGELELKLRGGDLRLAQLRELTGLEGLAGRGDLSLDVGGPPTEARIRYGVQLRNTVYDAGGVERLSVEGVLQLPLERRDALDAVLSVDNGRYKDYGVERARVEGRFGWSAGPSFDGRLQARGLSVNEERIAELELTGDYAEGEARLEDLRLIYDDQTRLGFAGRLSLTETGFDAAGERLELEHNRLRVEIAEPFVVALSDSSLELEPLTLVSNAGELRLAGHFELEEERFDFDAASPGLDLGVLGEAVALTDDEELGGRAVFSLTAMGSPQAPIFDLELDVDDFVYGEQGVERAALDAELTGGVALSELLAALDGTAPLRTEVAGELGRVELEADGLHYRDFALDGFTMVGALNERELQLESLTAELGGANIDAAGRLGLDDAERPLRLAFGAHGFPLDELPFLPPGLEFDGGELTVEGLVEGSLNEPRIQGTGKLIAERVIYDEAGVELTDLDLRFAADPREVRLLQLAARLGEGRLSGDGVFEYADTQHADFQLTGDGLEFRNLADLFTGSCDLDVRFVSDEAGPRLNGRVEVLEGNIDVIMGGGVAVGKRTPPGKSAEAPLDVSLEIVAERNLWVRSEMIDLEVSANLKLTLLGEELALGGRLNTVRGSVYFLDKAFDIDEGTIAFGRRIPPDPDLNIEASTRIRSRDREGAGEEMEIGVGILGTLSNPEVVLTSDPALPERDIIMLIAMDMTWDEYQGMLGDQGAGGAAGHAGGQAAMVLAGFIQNKLRRLAREAAGLDTLKLESALGDGGAFDSLNVTVGKYLLRDLYVSYSRDVLNRGNQSLAVEYFITDNLSAIGQTTEEEGEMTYQLNLKWKLKY